GATGCCCTGCTGGCTCGTATGGGCGTGGAAAAAGGGGTGATGACCCTTGTGGATGAGGCTCGTCAGCAGGAAGTGCTGGGTGCCCTGGGGGACACTTTCTGTAAGCGCGCCAGTGGCGGCTCGGCTGCAAACACCCTGATAGCGGTTTCCCAGCTTGGGGGTCGCGCTTTCTACTCCTGCAAGGTTGCCAGCGATTACAATGGCGACTTTTACTATCGCGACCTGGTGGCAGCCGGAGTGAATACGAATATCGGCTCTGCAAACCGCGAAGCCGGAGTGACCGGCACCTGCCTGGTCATGGTCAGTGAAGATGCCGAGCGCACCATGAATACCCACCTTGGCATAACTGCGGCCATTTCGGAAGCGGAGCTGGTGGAAGAGGCGATTCTTGACTCGCAGTACATCTATATGGAAGGGTATCTGGCCCCTTCGCCGAGTGGGCAGCAGGCGACGCTGAAGGCCCGCCAGATCGCCCGGCGTCATGGCGTCAAGGTGGCACTTACCTTCTCGGATTCCAATATGGTGCGTTTTTTCCGTAAGGAGCTCGACCTCATGGTTGGTGATGGCGTGGACATCCTCTTCTGCAATGAAGCGGAAGCACTCCTGTACACCGGCAAAGCAGACATCTTCGCTGCCGCCGACGCGCTTCGGAACATTGCTGGCACCTTCGCCGTAACGCGCGGTGAGCAGGGAGCCCTGCTGTGGGACGGCAACGCCATGGTTGAAGTGCCAACTCCCAGGGTGCAGCCAGTGGACACCAACGGTGCTGGCGATATGTTTGCGGGAGCCTTCCTCTATGGCATAACCCATGGGCTGAGCTTTCCGGCAGCTGGAAAACTGGCCTGCACAGCGGCAGCG
This portion of the Desulfurispirillum indicum S5 genome encodes:
- a CDS encoding adenosine kinase, whose translation is MVPTYHVYGIGNALVDYEYRVSDALLARMGVEKGVMTLVDEARQQEVLGALGDTFCKRASGGSAANTLIAVSQLGGRAFYSCKVASDYNGDFYYRDLVAAGVNTNIGSANREAGVTGTCLVMVSEDAERTMNTHLGITAAISEAELVEEAILDSQYIYMEGYLAPSPSGQQATLKARQIARRHGVKVALTFSDSNMVRFFRKELDLMVGDGVDILFCNEAEALLYTGKADIFAAADALRNIAGTFAVTRGEQGALLWDGNAMVEVPTPRVQPVDTNGAGDMFAGAFLYGITHGLSFPAAGKLACTAAAHVVTQFGPRLTLEQTRQLLEEMH